The following are from one region of the Erwinia billingiae Eb661 genome:
- the pncB gene encoding nicotinate phosphoribosyltransferase, producing MTRHATPILTTLLDTDAYKLHMQQAVFHRYRNVSVVAEFRCRGDDLLGIYADEIVRQIATMQSLALTDEEADYLAGLPFFKADYLAWLREYRYDPSTVVVRNHQGKLDIRISGSWLDVIMWEVPLLALISEVVHRHRSPLVTPEMAVTHLQSKLAGFKALTADLDMSRFKLMDFGTRRRFSRDVQLAIVGTLQQEFPWLVGSSNYDVARQLNIAPVGTQAHEWFQAHQQISPVLANSQRAALQAWLEEYPDRLGIALTDCITMDAFLRDFGENFATRYQGLRHDSGDPFEWGEKAIAHYEHLGIDPRSKTLVFSDNLDLEKAVALYRQFGQRVDVIFGIGTKLTCDIPQVTPLNIVIKLVECNGKPVAKLSDSPGKTICQDKAFVRALRKAFDLPLVKKAS from the coding sequence ATGACTCGACATGCTACCCCGATCCTGACCACCTTGTTGGACACGGATGCCTATAAGCTGCATATGCAGCAAGCGGTGTTCCATCGTTACCGGAACGTTTCCGTGGTGGCTGAGTTTCGCTGCCGTGGTGACGATCTGCTGGGCATTTATGCAGATGAAATTGTCCGGCAGATAGCGACCATGCAGTCGCTGGCGCTGACTGACGAAGAAGCTGACTACCTTGCCGGCCTGCCCTTCTTTAAGGCGGACTATCTGGCCTGGCTGCGCGAATACCGTTATGACCCGTCGACGGTGGTGGTCCGCAATCACCAGGGCAAGCTGGATATTCGCATCAGCGGTTCATGGCTGGACGTCATCATGTGGGAAGTGCCGCTGCTGGCGTTGATCAGTGAAGTGGTTCATCGCCACCGCTCGCCGCTGGTCACCCCGGAAATGGCAGTCACCCATCTGCAAAGCAAGCTGGCCGGGTTTAAAGCGTTGACCGCTGACCTGGATATGTCCCGCTTTAAGTTGATGGATTTCGGTACGCGTCGCCGCTTCTCCCGCGATGTGCAGCTGGCTATCGTCGGTACGCTGCAGCAGGAATTTCCATGGTTGGTCGGTTCCAGCAATTATGACGTGGCGCGCCAGTTGAATATCGCACCGGTGGGCACTCAGGCCCATGAATGGTTCCAGGCGCATCAGCAGATCAGCCCGGTTCTGGCAAACAGCCAGCGTGCGGCATTGCAGGCATGGCTGGAGGAGTATCCGGACCGTTTGGGCATTGCCCTGACCGATTGTATTACCATGGATGCTTTCCTGCGCGACTTCGGTGAGAACTTTGCTACCCGTTATCAGGGCCTGCGTCACGACTCCGGCGATCCGTTTGAGTGGGGCGAAAAAGCCATTGCTCATTACGAACACCTCGGCATCGATCCTCGCAGCAAAACGCTGGTGTTTTCTGACAACCTGGATCTGGAAAAAGCCGTGGCGCTTTACCGCCAGTTTGGCCAGCGCGTGGATGTGATTTTTGGCATTGGTACCAAGCTGACCTGCGATATTCCTCAGGTCACGCCGCTGAATATCGTCATCAAGCTGGTTGAATGTAACGGCAAACCGGTCGCTAAACTCTCGGACAGCCCAGGCAAAACGATTTGCCAGGATAAAGCCTTTGTTCGCGCCTTACGCAAAGCCTTCGATCTGCCACTGGTGAAAAAAGCCAGTTAG
- the pepN gene encoding aminopeptidase N, which translates to MTQLPQAKNRHDYRAPDYTITDIDLTFILDASTTQVTAISQVKRLGAAGAELRLDGEDLTLVSLDINDQAWTHYRLEDGALILEQLPETFTLKIVNEIHPDKNTALEGLYKSGEALCTQCEAEGFRHITWYLDRPDVLARFTTTIVADKALYPYLLSNGNRVDAGQMEDGRHWMKWEDPFPKPCYLFAVVAGDFDVLRDSFRTRTGRDVALEIFVDRGNLDRADWAMTSLKNSMKWDEERFGLEYDLDIFMIVAVDFFNMGAMENKGLNVFNSKYVLARAETATDKDYLGIEAVIGHEYFHNWTGNRVTCRDWFQLSLKEGLTVFRDQEFSSDLGSRAVNRIDNVRIMRGAQFAEDASPMAHPIRPEQVIEMNNFYTLTVYEKGSEVIRMMHTLLGEENFQKGMQVYFERHDGSAATCDDFVQAMEDASNVDLSQFRRWYSQSGTPILSIRDDYNPELEQYTLHVTQRTPATADQKEKLPLHIPLDIELYDGEGKVIPLQHNGHPVHNVLNVVEEFQSFVFDNVYFQPVPSLLREFSAPVKLDYNWSDAQLTFLMRHARNDFARWDAAQSLMATYIKLNVARQQQGQPLSLPLHVADAFRAVLLEENSDPALMALILTLPSENEIAELFETIDPQAISDVRESLVRLLATELADEWLAVYNANQSDEYRIEHAEIGKRSLKNVCLGYLAFGDVELADKLVNAQFSHANNMTDSLAAMAASVAAQLPCREALLVAFDERWHQDGLVMDKWFALQATSPAPDVLNRVRALLNHRSFTLSNPNRIRSLIGAFASANPAAFHAANGSGYQFLTEILTDLNTRNPQVAARMIEPLIRLKRYDAGRQALMRNALEQLKGLDKLSGDLYEKISKALSA; encoded by the coding sequence ATGACGCAACTGCCACAAGCCAAAAATCGCCATGATTATCGTGCTCCGGATTACACCATCACGGATATCGACCTGACTTTTATTCTCGATGCCAGCACCACCCAGGTCACCGCTATCAGCCAGGTAAAACGGTTGGGGGCAGCAGGCGCAGAACTGCGTCTGGACGGTGAAGACCTGACGCTGGTTTCTCTGGACATTAACGACCAGGCCTGGACGCACTACCGTCTGGAAGACGGCGCGCTGATCCTTGAGCAACTGCCAGAAACCTTTACGCTGAAAATCGTCAACGAAATCCACCCGGATAAAAACACCGCGCTGGAAGGCCTGTATAAATCGGGTGAAGCGCTTTGTACCCAGTGTGAAGCGGAAGGCTTCCGCCACATTACCTGGTATCTTGACCGTCCTGACGTGCTGGCGCGCTTTACCACCACCATTGTGGCAGATAAGGCCCTCTATCCTTATTTACTGTCAAACGGCAACCGTGTTGATGCCGGACAGATGGAAGATGGCCGCCACTGGATGAAATGGGAAGATCCGTTCCCAAAACCTTGCTACCTGTTTGCCGTGGTCGCCGGTGACTTCGATGTACTGCGTGACAGCTTCAGAACCCGTACCGGGCGCGATGTGGCGCTGGAAATCTTTGTCGATCGTGGCAACCTCGATCGCGCTGACTGGGCAATGACCTCACTGAAAAACAGCATGAAGTGGGATGAAGAGCGCTTCGGTCTGGAGTACGACCTGGACATCTTTATGATTGTCGCGGTGGACTTCTTCAACATGGGCGCGATGGAGAATAAAGGCCTTAACGTCTTTAACTCGAAATATGTGCTGGCCAGGGCGGAAACCGCCACCGACAAAGATTACCTCGGTATTGAAGCGGTTATCGGTCACGAATATTTCCATAACTGGACCGGTAACCGTGTGACCTGTCGCGACTGGTTCCAGCTCAGCCTGAAAGAAGGGCTGACCGTGTTCCGCGATCAGGAGTTCAGTTCCGACCTCGGATCCCGTGCCGTTAACCGTATTGATAATGTCCGTATCATGCGTGGTGCGCAGTTTGCCGAAGATGCCAGCCCAATGGCGCATCCGATCCGCCCTGAGCAGGTGATCGAAATGAACAACTTCTATACGCTGACGGTGTATGAGAAGGGGTCAGAAGTGATCCGTATGATGCATACCTTACTGGGTGAAGAAAACTTCCAGAAAGGCATGCAGGTCTACTTCGAACGTCACGATGGCAGCGCTGCAACCTGCGACGATTTTGTGCAGGCGATGGAAGATGCGTCCAACGTCGATTTATCGCAGTTCCGCCGCTGGTACAGCCAGTCGGGTACGCCGATCCTCTCAATTCGGGATGACTACAACCCGGAACTGGAACAGTACACGCTGCACGTCACGCAGAGAACGCCAGCAACCGCCGATCAAAAAGAGAAGCTGCCGCTGCATATCCCGCTGGATATCGAACTGTATGATGGCGAAGGCAAGGTGATCCCACTGCAGCATAACGGCCATCCGGTGCACAACGTGCTGAATGTGGTCGAAGAGTTCCAGAGCTTCGTCTTTGATAACGTCTATTTCCAGCCGGTTCCTTCACTGCTGCGTGAATTCTCTGCCCCGGTGAAACTGGACTACAACTGGAGCGATGCGCAGTTAACCTTCCTGATGCGCCATGCGCGCAATGACTTTGCCCGTTGGGATGCCGCTCAAAGCCTGATGGCGACCTACATCAAACTAAACGTGGCACGTCAGCAGCAAGGGCAACCGCTCTCTCTTCCGCTGCATGTGGCTGATGCTTTCCGCGCGGTGCTGCTGGAAGAAAACAGCGATCCTGCGCTGATGGCGTTGATCCTGACGCTGCCGAGTGAAAATGAAATTGCCGAGCTGTTTGAAACTATCGACCCGCAGGCAATTTCTGACGTGCGTGAATCGCTGGTGCGCCTGCTGGCAACCGAATTGGCAGATGAGTGGCTGGCGGTTTATAACGCCAATCAAAGCGACGAATACCGCATTGAACATGCCGAAATTGGCAAACGCTCGCTGAAAAATGTCTGCCTGGGGTATCTGGCCTTTGGCGACGTCGAGCTGGCTGACAAGCTGGTTAACGCACAGTTTAGCCACGCCAATAACATGACCGACTCGCTGGCGGCGATGGCGGCCTCGGTGGCGGCTCAGTTGCCGTGTCGCGAAGCGCTGCTGGTGGCGTTTGACGAGCGCTGGCATCAGGATGGTCTGGTGATGGATAAATGGTTTGCCTTGCAGGCCACCAGTCCGGCACCGGATGTGTTAAACCGCGTGCGTGCGTTGTTAAACCACCGCTCATTTACCCTGAGCAATCCAAACCGTATCCGTTCGTTGATTGGCGCCTTTGCCTCGGCAAATCCAGCGGCGTTCCACGCGGCAAACGGCAGCGGCTATCAGTTCCTGACGGAAATCCTCACCGATCTGAACACGCGTAACCCACAGGTTGCCGCGCGGATGATCGAGCCATTGATTCGCCTTAAGCGTTACGATGCCGGTCGTCAGGCGTTGATGCGTAACGCGCTGGAGCAGTTGAAAGGGCTGGATAAACTTTCAGGTGACCTTTACGAGAAAATCAGTAAAGCCCTGAGCGCCTGA